The Marasmius oreades isolate 03SP1 chromosome 11, whole genome shotgun sequence genomic sequence GATGAAGGTCTTGGAGTACGCCCTACTATACGCTTCACGAACGAAGAACTGGGTGGACGGTGACAAAGAAGGCAACACACTCGTTGGATCTTTCAAGAGGCCTTCGAGTAGTTGTGGAGTCCCTGACAAAGCCGGATTACTGCGCAGAGAAGATTCTATTGAATCGTTCAGCAACGCGGTTGAAACCGCTATCGCGATCAAGCCTCCTAGCTGCCGAATAAAAGATTGAAATCCCGTCGCTGAAGCCAGGTCCCTTCGTTCAACGCAGAACTGGATAATGATCGTCGACACGGTGATGGTTACACCAATCGAAAATCCGATAAGCGTCTCGAAGCCGTAGATTTGAGGAAATTTGGTTGGGGTTGAGAGAGTGGACAGGAGGCCTGCACCTATTGGCCCTAACGAGGCAGAAAACCACATCAGTGGCCGGTAGCTCTTGGTGATCATGACCGCGGCGCCAGCGAAGGGACTGAGGAACCCAagcaggaggaggagaggtaGCATCCGAACACCTGCTGTGACCGGAGAAAGTCCATCAACGATTTGTATCCGTTGTGGAAGGAATATGGTGTGGGTGTATAGTCCAGCTCCCAATGTTATAGTGAAGATCAGGATGATGGAGACGTTTCGGATCTTGAAGAGCCGCAAGGGAACCACAGGCTCTGCATGTCGGGATTCGACGAATCCCAGAAGTGGGAGCAGGCAGAAAGATAGGATTAACGGAAGGAGAACTTGCACGGAGACCCAGGGGTACCCGTCTGTTCCCCCAACTTGAAGCTAGAGGTGCAGTGGGTGAGTCAGTTTGGCAAAAACTGGATGTGTATCCACTGACCGAAAACGCCAACATCACGCTAGCTGCCAGCAAAAGGAAACTGCCAATCCAGTCAACCCTCTTTT encodes the following:
- a CDS encoding uncharacterized protein (antiSMASH:Cluster_11.1) encodes the protein MTAAPAKGLRNPSRRRRGSIRTPAVTGESPSTICIRCGRNMVAAREPQALHVGIRRIPEVGAGRKIGLTEGELARRPRGTRLFPQLEARGAVAASKRKLPIQSTLFWRTSRVVGPRSGSLSA